DNA sequence from the Sphingomonas sp. genome:
GTCCGTCCGCCGGATCGGTCATCCGGAAAATTTCGGTGGCGCCGAAGGCGTGCCCGTAGAAGGCGATGGCGTCGGCCGCGCCGTTCACGACCAGATAACAGGTGGCGTTCGTAACCTGAGCGTTCAACAGAACCTCCTTGACCCGAATCACATTTACGTTACGTACCGTTTTGTAATGAGTCAATCGACCGGAGCGAAAAGGGCCCGCGGCCGGCCGCGCAACGAGGTCGGCATCCGGCGCGCGCTGGAAGCGGCGCGCGACATCCTGCTCGCCGAGGGCTTCGGCCGGCTCACCATGGAAGCGGTCGCGGCGCGGTCCGGAGTCAGCAAGCCGACCCTCTATCGCCACTGGGCCAATGCGCAGGAACTCGCCATGGCGGCGTTGCTGCCGCCGGCCGCTGCCGCCGACCCCGCCGGCCCGACCGCCAGGGCGCGGCTCGTCTCCCATATCGAAAGCCTGATCGAGGTCTTCGCCACCACGAGGGGGCGGCAGATCGCGCGCACCCTCGCCTCCGCCGATCCCGACAGCGAATATACCCGCGCCTTCCGCAACCGCGTGATCCTCGCCAGCCGCGAGAACGGCCGCGCGATCCTTCGCGAGGCGGTCGCGGCGGGGGAGATCGGCGCGCCGGCGGATGAGGAGGCGCTGCTCGACATGCTCTACGGTCCGGTCTTCTATCGCCTGTTCATGGGCCACCAGCCGCTCGAACGGGCGCTGGCGAAAACTCTGGTGGAACTGACCTGGCGCGGGTGAAAGGGCGTTGGCGGTTCCGCGAAACGCGCGGGTCAGGCCAGCCCGGAGATCGGTGACGGTCGCGCCCGACTGCACGCCCACGCCGCTCCAGCATCACCTCCGGCCGGGCACCGAGCGCGGGTGGCGGGGCGTTGACGCAGCCCGCCAGCGCCAAGGCACAGGCGATACGCGCCTCGTTCAGCCCTTCTTCTTCAACTCGTCCCGGATCTCGCGCAGTAGCACGATATCGGCGGGATCCTCGGCCGGTGCTTCCTCCTTCTGCGCGACGATCTTGTTGGCGGTGCGGATCAAAAGGAAGATGATGAAGGCGAGGATCAGGAAGTTGATCACCACGGTGATGAACTGGCCGTAGCCGAGCACCGGCGCGCCGGCTGCCTTCAGCGCGGCATAATCGTTGACCGACCCGGCATATCCTTCCGGCACCGGGCCCAGGAGGACGAAGTAGCTGGAGAAATCGAGCCCGCCGAAGATGGCACCGATCACGGGCATGATCATGTCCTCGGTCAGCGAAGTCGTGATGGTCGCGAAAGCCGCGCCGATGATCACCGCCACCGCCAGATCGAGCACGTTGCCGCGCGCGATGA
Encoded proteins:
- a CDS encoding TetR/AcrR family transcriptional regulator; the protein is MSQSTGAKRARGRPRNEVGIRRALEAARDILLAEGFGRLTMEAVAARSGVSKPTLYRHWANAQELAMAALLPPAAAADPAGPTARARLVSHIESLIEVFATTRGRQIARTLASADPDSEYTRAFRNRVILASRENGRAILREAVAAGEIGAPADEEALLDMLYGPVFYRLFMGHQPLERALAKTLVELTWRG
- the mscL gene encoding large conductance mechanosensitive channel protein MscL, whose amino-acid sequence is MLQEFKAFIARGNVLDLAVAVIIGAAFATITTSLTEDMIMPVIGAIFGGLDFSSYFVLLGPVPEGYAGSVNDYAALKAAGAPVLGYGQFITVVINFLILAFIIFLLIRTANKIVAQKEEAPAEDPADIVLLREIRDELKKKG